A window of the Bufo gargarizans isolate SCDJY-AF-19 chromosome 1, ASM1485885v1, whole genome shotgun sequence genome harbors these coding sequences:
- the ANKRD53 gene encoding ankyrin repeat domain-containing protein 53 — protein MNAARDQSMAASIGNVDWLQLCMKTADSQVKADGYGFTTLHMAALHSRLQCLKLLLEDYGMDVNVPSVYGWRALHLVMNRKSGQRAMPCLRYLLQRGADVNVKSQNLTTPLHRAASEGLEDCIAVLVEAGADVHARDSEGNKPIDLCHLWCRRSSARFLRSAMWKKDKEDDARELKTLVEIRRKIEKLDKNIFLQMTIPSNDSTETKKTSMKRETFPRSGAAHHGADSRYCRGGKAKQMKTRFTGKESNKNAIVPKGRGKQVSEGRKSTSKNSSWNPSTNPHKPPTLYINRSPTLWQGIYQEDVTKKDISSKVLLTKDEQGQLQIQTLQHQVFSPPNLPYEVIERCLFPKRGPQDRIQIPKDFKATHVFDVPRKQQPPESQKPVSEISLHLRRNLDSKFRKSPKEPAPLKAVPL, from the exons ATGAATGCGGCAAGAGACCAGTCAATGGCGGCCTCCATCGGGAACGTGGACTGGCTACAGCTCTGTATGAAGACAGCAGACTCTCAGGTCAAGGCAGATGGATAC GGATTTACCACCCTGCACATGGCGGCCCTACACAGCCGCCTCCAGTGCCTAAAACTCCTGCTGGAAGACTACGGCATGGATGTCAACGTGCCCAGTGTGTACGGGTGGAGGGCGCTGCACCTGGTGATGAATCGGAAGAGTGGGCAGCGGGCAATGCCATGTCTGCGGTATCTGCTGCAACGAGGAGCCGACGTGAACGT AAAGAGCCAGAACCTGACGACCCCCCTGCACCGGGCGGCCAGCGAGGGTCTGGAGGACTGTATAGCTGTGCTGGTGGAAGCTGGAGCTGATGTCCACGCCAGGGACTCCGAGGGCAACAAACCCATCGACCTGTGTCATCTCTGGTGCCGCCGATCCTCAGCCAG GTTCCTCCGCAGTGCGATGTGGAAGAAGGACAAGGAGGACGATGCGCGGGAGCTGAAGACATTGGTAGAAATCAGACGAAAGATTGAGAAACTGGATAAAAACATCTTCTTACAGATGACA ATTCCATCTAACGACTCCACAGAAACCAAGAAAACAAGTATGAAAAGGGAAACTTTTCCAAGGTCTGGAGCAGCTCATCATGGTGCGGACTCTAGATACTGTCGAGGAGGAAAGGCCAAGCAGATGAAAACAAGATTCACTGGAAAAGAAAGTAACAAAAACGCAATAGTACCCAAAGGGAGAGGAAAGCAAGTAAGCGAAGGAAGGAAGTCAACATCTAAGAATTCTTCATGGAATCCAAGCACCAACCCACATAAACCACCAACCTTGTATATTAACCGGTCCCCAACACTCTGGCAGGGTATTTACCAAGAAGATGTCACCAAAAAGGACATTAGCTCTAAAGTTTTGCTCACTAAAGATGAGCAAGGGCAACTGCAAATCCAGACTTTACAACATCAAGTCTTCTCTCCACCAAACTTGCCATATGAAGTTATCGAGAGGTGCCTGTTCCCGAAGAGAGGTCCTCAAGACAGGATCCAGATTCCCAAAGATTTCAAGGCCACTCATGTTTTCGATGTACCAAGAAAGCAGCAGCCCCCAGAATCCCAAAAGCCGGTGTCAGAAATCTCTCTTCACTTAAGGCGAAACCTCGACTCGAAGTTCAGGAAGTCGCCTAAAGAACCGGCACCACTGAAAGCTGTTCCCTTATAG
- the TEX261 gene encoding protein TEX261, protein MWFIYALSWLSLLIQVAFVTLAIAAGLYYLAELIEEYTVATSRIIKYMIWFSTAVLIGLYLFEKFPLVMIGVGLFTNVVYFGLLQTFPFIMLTSPNFILSCALVVLNHYLAFQYFAEEYYPFSEVLAYFTFCLWLVPFAFFVSLSAGENVLPSTVQHGDDVVSNYFTKGKRGKRSGILVIFSFIKEAILPSRQKMY, encoded by the exons ATGTGGTTCATCTACGCGCTCAGCTGGCTGTCCCTGCTCATCCAGGTGGCCTTTGTCACTCTGGCCATAG CTGCGGGCCTGTACTACCTGGCAGAGCTGATAGAAGAGTACACGGTGGCCACCAGCAGGATCATAAAGTACATGATCTGG TTCTCCACGGCAGTGCTCATCGGCCTCTACTTGTTTGAGAAGTTCCCCCTCGTTATGATCGGCGTGGGGCTCTTCACCAACGTCGTGTACTTTGGGCTGTTGCAGACGTTCCCTTTTATTATGCTGACATCTCCGAACTTCATCCTCTCCTGTG CTCTGGTGGTGCTCAATCATTACTTGGCTTTCCAGTACTTTGCAGAAGAATACTACCCGTTCTCAGAG GTGCTCGCTTACTTCACCTTCTGCCTCTGGCTCGTTCCCTTCGCTTTCTTTGTGTCCTTGTCCGCTGGGGAGAACGTGCTGCCATCCACAGTACAGCACGGAG ATGACGTGGTGTCCAACTACTTCACAAAGGGCAAGAGAGGAAAGCGCTCCGGAATCCTCGTCATCTTCTCCTTCATTAAGGAGGCCATCCTTCCCAGCCGACAGAAGATGTACTGA